A window of Castanea sativa cultivar Marrone di Chiusa Pesio chromosome 8, ASM4071231v1 genomic DNA:
caacatttttacaacaaatcttaggtggcaagttgttactagttgttattgttggggcaaaaaagtaatcttagtgttaggttcaaatttgaacctataacaactaaccacctatgatttgttgtaaaattgttgtaaaaatgttgtggacgtagcacatCTCATTTTATAATCTTTAATGGTGGCATTTGATTTAGGAAATTTAATAAGTCATTGGCATCTAATTTTATGAGAACTAGGTTATAACATTTACTTGCACATGAGAACATTCAACAATACTATAATAGTAATAATGAGCGTCATTTTGACTTTCATGCTAAGTATTATGAAATGATCATTTGGTactaaaattaagtaaaataaattggttacatgacgcaaaattagataATTAGAAACCAATTTAGATTTTGAATGTGCTTTGActttaatataacatatatgaTGTAGATTAAACAATGTGTACATCACGTGTTTAAACGAGGTAGTCTTTAATGGAAAAATACTACTAaaaggtttaatttgttacaaaaCTAAGGTTGCATTGAGTTCAGGTGAAAAACTTTTACGAAAAACATTTTACATCCTAAAGTGCAGTGGGTTAATTGTTCAAatcaaaagtttaagaactatattgaaattcatattaaaagttcaaatagtTTGGTGGTGTTGTCCATATGATATTGTAGTGATATGGTAAGATGTTGCGACAATGGATAGTATTGATGGTGGCAAGGAACAATGGTGATAATGGAAACCACGCAGTGGTGTTGGTGTCAGGGGTGGACGCACAGGAGGGGTCAAGGAGGCCCAGGCCCCCTGGCCCaaggtaaaaaaagaagaaaatttttttttgggcccccatagcccaaagaaaaaagaaaagaaaatttattttaatgattatatatattttatttctagAGTTGTGTCACTCTTCCAAAAACTTAGACTCCCTCCCTTTTAATTAGCCTAACCCAACTAGCAACTACCcaatttaaaaacttaacaaaaataaaattttaaaataaaaaataaaaaatctcaattaACCCAGTAATAGAGTATTAGTATTAGATGTTCTAAATGGTAAGTATTTAGTATTTAGaacaccaaataccaaaaacactACTGTACGAGACATTTCAAATGCTATATTAAAGTAGCAAAAGTAAGTTTTGGTTtgtgaaaataatttctttttttgcaacAATTTATGCTTTTAAGAAAtgatattattttgtattttttttgtaggtaaatgattgcatcttaatgtgttaagaaacaataattttgtatattgattTTAGTTGATGGTTTATTAGTAATATATGGATccctatttggatttttttttcttatacttcgGCTCTCCAAGCTTGAAATCCTAGGTTTGCCCCTGggtggtgttggtgttggtgttggtgatgGTGATAATAACAATTGATTGCAATGGTGGCAGTGACGATATCAACATGTGATATTATTAACAGTGTTTACAATCATCCAATGGTAAGAATGATAACAATAATACTAGTGATAGTGTGAAAAGTAACACAGTAATAACGACGACAATAATAATACTAATGATACCAGGAAAATTAATATAGTAACAAGAACGATGACAATAATAATGGTGATAGTGtgaaatttaacataaaattgtATGAAATAAAAATGTCCAATATTGACATGAACCCATATAAAAAAAGATGACATAAATGTCATATGATATATAGGAACTTCGGATGCCTAAAAAAATGGCTCTATTGAGAACATCCTGTCTTCCATGCTCACCTCTCTTGGACTCTACCAAAAAGCCTTGTATGgaacatttattcattaaaaaaatccaaataatattaaattaaacaaatcaaaataataatagtaaattaATAACAAGAAGTCATTTCTGTGATGTTTCTTTTCCATTATTTTAAGTGAGCTAATTTGTCTGGTTTCGTATTAATAATATGGGACTTATATTCATAAAGAAGACATCGCATGATAATTCCTCTCATTGACACctcatatttcattttactataCATATCTTGTAGAGACTGCATAGAGTCCAACTTTCCCTTTCACTTCTTCTTCTCCccaaaaagataaacaaaaatCCCACCAAGCAAGCAAGCAATCCATATCGATGGAAGCAGCGGCTGATTTGAAGCTCACCCTGCTGCTTTTATTTGCTGCTATTTTATCTTTGGTTCTTGTACCTTCCGCTCAAGCCACCACCACAGATGTCAAATACTGCGGTCAGTtccatatatatttattttttctttcactgTTATTGGGTACCATCTTATCAATCACTTGGGCTATTGAAATCTTTAATTCTTATATCTTAAAGGGTTTTCAGATCTTTGATTTTAAGTGGGTATTAAGCATAAGTTTGTAAATGATTAATTTTTcccaggaatttttttttttgtttcttttaaattaaTGGGATTTTGTGGAATTGTGCAGATAAGAAAGCTGATTACCCCGTGAAGGTCTCTGGTGTTGTGGTATCACCCAACCCAGTGGTGTCAGGCAAGCCAGCCACCTTTAACATCTCAGCCACAACTGgtaatttcttaatattttattttattttatttatatgttttctttGTTTAGGAAAGTATTGATTTATGTGGCTTTGATATAAGTAAGCTTGGATCATATAACTTGTGTCatgttttgattttccaaataCTATGAATTTGATCAAATCCAGGGAGTTCCTTTGTCCCTTTTTGTCTACTGCATGTGTATAAGTTAATTTATGTGCCATTGGACatatattttgccatttttttgtGAGGTGTGCTTACTACCCTTTATCTTTCATGCAGGTAAACCCATCTCCAGTGGGAAAGTTGTCATTGACGTTTCTTACTTTGGGGTGCACGTCCATACAGAAAATCATGATCTTTCTGAGGAGATAAGCTGTCCTATTGCAGCAGGAAAGTTTGTGCTCTCTCACAGCCAAACTTTACCTGGATTTACACCACCTGTAAGTCTCATTTTACTAGATTTAAACTCTTGCTctacttatcaacaaaaaaagaagaagaagagagatttaaACTCTTGCTCTATGTATTGACTTTTAAGGTGAACCCTTCATATATTCTCACTGTGTGTATGCTGAACTATACATTAACTCGAACAAAGCTTTAATCAATTGCCAATTATTGTAGGAAAAATGATTTGCGTATGTAGATATACAATCTTGCCCCCTGTTGGCTTCACCCTCTACCCTTTCTTATGGGGTAGGAGATGCCATTTGAGCTACAGTTCATTGGTGACATAGTTAAAGAATTTACATCAACCTAGTTTggataaattttatttccttatCCCTTATTCTGTGAAGTAGTTGTTATTTCTTCTTATGTCATGCATCAACAGATGACAGAATCCATGCCTTTTCTGCTGCCCTCATGCATCATGTTGCTGTCACTCTTACTTATTTCCATTTATTGAAACTGAATTATGCATCATTCAGAAAGAGTCAACTTCTTGCCTGTTTCAGATGATGGTGAACAGGCTTGTCTTTCTCTAACTTTGCAGATCTTTAATTTGTTAACTGTCATGGTCAAAGTTCCTTTGCAGATCTTTCTGTAACCAGATGGTGTTGGAGATGTACCTGCTATTTTATAGCTGTATTGATTAGTTTAAAGATTCTTGGGGCTACAATACCATTAGTGTTATAGTTATTTCCCTTTTCAGTATAAATCATCATACATTGTTGAGCTGTACTTACCCTGCATCTTTTCACCGCAAAAGACCTTTAAGTCTGTTGTGATTCAATCCGTCTGGACGTTAAGTTAATCTGCAACCAAAATTTCATCTGTAAAGATGAGACGCACATCCTTCACCTTGCCCATGCctggaatttgaaatttgtgtcTAAACATATGAATTcccttctttgttttttggtgtGAGCCTGAGATCAACCTCTCttccccccccaaaaaaaataccaCTCTCTTCTTAaggaaaaattttcagtttcttgATTACGAGTATTTTACCTTCGTGTTTTGGTTGTCTTATCTTCAATTTTGACCTGTAGCtcaatttctcattttaaaaGGGGAATCTGGACCGTGCTTCTCAGTCCTCAACCTTTACCAATGCTTTGAAAGTTTtgtatcttttgttatttaagtCTTGAGTTTTTCCTTGGACTTGGGGTTTCACTATGTAaacttccctttttttttttttttttttttttaaattataaaaatctgTTCTAACACTGCACGGGATACAAAAATTTATGAGGCACTGTATCACAATAAGGATTacctttttaaaattctgtTCTGAGGCTGATTGTAACACAAAAACTTCTGAGGCTCTGCATCACAACAAGGATTGACTAAGAATGATATATGAAGGGACTTGTAATCATTACCAGTTACCAACAATGTAGTTCTATCCTCCTGCAATTATCGTGTAGAAAtcacatttttctctttttctttcatgctAGTTCACAGTCCATCACAAGCAAGTTGGTTCTTAAATCTAAGCAGGTCTATACCAAATTATCATGGATTGTTTATTATATGGTCATTTGCTTCAATTTAGCATATTTTGCATGGAGTTTATTGTGCCTAAAAATTGTGCAATCCCTTATTCTCTTTTGATAAgttaaaagtaatattaaaaaatttattaagagCACCACCAAGTGCATAGGCTGTGTAAGGGGcaccaaaaataaacaaaatttacaacaatcaaGAAACTAAAGCTTATCAGAGAATGAATAACCATTTATAGTGGGCATTCAACAATAGGAGGAACATAAAAAGATCTTTTGGCTTGTTCAATTCCTTCAAACATTCAGGTATTTTGTTCTTTCCAAACAGTCCATATTATGCAGAGGGATCTCATTCCAAATAATACTGCTGTGGTGCCTAGAAAAGTGCTCCTTAACAGACCAACAAATCAACTACCCTGTTAGGCATAACCCACTGCACCCCAAATAAATATCACACTAGAGATAATTCTCTAGCAATTTCACAATATAGAAGTAAATGATCAACTTTTTCTCCATCCT
This region includes:
- the LOC142607340 gene encoding uncharacterized protein LOC142607340 — encoded protein: MEAAADLKLTLLLLFAAILSLVLVPSAQATTTDVKYCDKKADYPVKVSGVVVSPNPVVSGKPATFNISATTGKPISSGKVVIDVSYFGVHVHTENHDLSEEISCPIAAGKFVLSHSQTLPGFTPPGSYTLKMTLEDGNNQLLTCISFKFSISFGSSVSDS